In Oryza brachyantha chromosome 1, ObraRS2, whole genome shotgun sequence, the following are encoded in one genomic region:
- the LOC102710066 gene encoding B3 domain-containing protein LFL1 isoform X2 produces MINMLDLNRAIFDSDHQAAGLRVILQKELRYSDVSQLGRIVLPKKEAEAYLPILTSKDGKKSLCMHDLLNAQLWTFKYRYWPNNKSRMYVLENTGDYVRTHDLQLGDSIVIYKDDENNRFVIGAKKAGDQQAATVPQVDEHMSTLFPIFPIAQVDDYLSPMAPQVDISAFVSHADENHEIFDGILNSLPEIPVANVRYSDFFDPFDDGMDMANTLNTNQSSNLHVTDEKSGHSLFPNPKSGPQM; encoded by the exons ATG ATAAACATGTTGGATTTAAATAGAGCCATCTTTGATTCGGAT CACCAAGCTGCTGGCTTGAGAGTAATTCTGCAAAAGGAACTAAGATACAGTGATGTAAGCCAGCTAGGGAGAATCGTTCTCCCGAAG AAAGAGGCAGAGGCTTACCTACCAATTCTGACATCAAAGGATGGcaaaaaaagtttatgtatGCATGATTTGCTAAATGCGCAACTCTGGACCTTCAAGTACAG GTACTGGCCCAACAACAAGAGCAGGATGTATGTACTCGAGAATACCG GGGATTATGTCAGAACCCATGATCTTCAACTAGGAGACTCCATTGTGATATACAAAGATGATGAGAATAACCGATTT GTCATTGGAGCAAAGAAGGCAGGTGATCAACAAGCTGCCACAGTGCCACAAGTTGACGAGCATATGTCTACCCTTTTCCCTATATTTCCAATTGCACAAGTTGATGACTATCTCTCTCCCATGGCACCACAAGTTGATATCTCTGCCTTCGTGTCACATGCCGATGAGAACCATGAGATATTTGACGGGATACTGAATTCTTTGCCAGAGATACCAGTAGCCAATGTGAGGTATTCTGACTTCTTTGATCCATTCGATGATGGTATGGACATGGCAAACACTCTGAACACCAACCAGTCTTCTAACCTGCATGTCACTGATGAGAAGTCTGGGCATTCCTTGTTTCCCAACCCAAAGTCTGGGCCTCAGATGTGA
- the LOC102709784 gene encoding glucan endo-1,3-beta-glucosidase GII-like — protein sequence MVLSVANKAEMANKMGLAPMLSVAMLLGTLAAFPAAVHSIGVCYGVNGSNLPRASDVVQLYISKGIDSMRIYFPDADTLKALSGTGIGVIMDVAGEDLARLASSPSAAAGWVRDNVQAYPGVSFRYIAVGNEVQGSGTASILPAMRNVNSALTAAGLGSIKVSTSVRFDVIANSFPPSDGVFRDSYMTPIAGFLAATGAPLLANVYPYFAYKDDQQSGQNNIPLNYATFQPGTTVTDAGNGLTYTCLFDAMVDSIYAALEKARTPGVGVVVSESGWPSAGGAVGASARNAQAYNQGLINHVRGGTPRKPRALETYIFAMFNEDRKPGDEVEKHFGLFNPDKSPSYGISF from the exons ATGGTCCTCTCGGTTGCAAATAAAGCGGAGATGGCTAATAAGATGGGTCTCGCTCCCATGCTTTCAGTGGCGATGCTCCTTGGAACCTTGGCGGCATTTCCTGCAG CGGTACACTCCATCGGCGTGTGCTACGGCGTGAACGGCAGCAACCTACCCCGGGCGAGCGACGTCGTGCAGCTCTACATATCCAAGGGGATCGACTCCATGCGCATCTACTTCCCGGACGCCGACACCCTCAAAGCACTCAGCGGCACGGGCATCGGCGTCATCATGGACGTGGCCGGCGAAGACCTCGCGCGCTTAGCCTCCAGCCCCTCCGCCGCGGCAGGTTGGGTCAGGGACAACGTCCAGGCCTACCCGGGCGTTTCCTTCCGCTACATCGCCGTCGGCAACGAGGTTCAGGgcagcggcacggcgagcATCCTCCCCGCCATGCGGAACGTCAACAGCGCGCTGACAGCGGCCGGCCTCGGCAGCATCAAGGTCTCCACGTCGGTCAGGTTCGACGTGATCGCCAACTCGTTCCCTCCCTCCGACGGCGTGTTCAGGGACTCCTACATGACCCCCATCGCCGGCTTCTTGGCCGCCACCGGCGCGCCGCTGCTGGCCAACGTGTACCCCTACTTCGCCTACAAAGACGACCAGCAAAGCGGACAGAACAACATCCCTCTCAACTACGCCACCTTCCAGCCAGGCACgacggtgacggacgccggGAACGGGCTGACCTACACGTGCCTGTTCGACGCGATGGTCGACTCAATCTACGCCGCGCTGGAGAAGGCCCGCACACCAGGCGTCGGCGTCGTTGTGTCCGAGAGCGGGTGGCCGTCGGCCGGGGGGGCTGTTGGGGCCAGCGCCCGCAACGCGCAGGCGTACAACCAGGGCCTGATCAACCATGTCCGTGGCGGCACACCTAGGAAGCCTAGGGCGTTGGAGACATACATATTTGCCATGTTCAACGAGGACAGGAAGCCCGGGGATGAGGTCGAGAAGCACTTTGGGCTGTTCAACCCTGACAAGTCGCCGTCGTACGGCATTAGTTTCTAA
- the LOC102710066 gene encoding B3 domain-containing protein LFL1 isoform X1: MAGVTSKRRSSSASATSSSSGDGAAVSDRPRGVTRKRRSGGRCPRPAAALIPTAPRPHQAAGLRVILQKELRYSDVSQLGRIVLPKKEAEAYLPILTSKDGKKSLCMHDLLNAQLWTFKYRYWPNNKSRMYVLENTGDYVRTHDLQLGDSIVIYKDDENNRFVIGAKKAGDQQAATVPQVDEHMSTLFPIFPIAQVDDYLSPMAPQVDISAFVSHADENHEIFDGILNSLPEIPVANVRYSDFFDPFDDGMDMANTLNTNQSSNLHVTDEKSGHSLFPNPKSGPQM; the protein is encoded by the exons ATGGCCGGCGTCACCAGCAAGCGCcgatcctcctccgcctccgccacctcctcctcctccggcgatgGTGCCGCCGTCTCCGACCGACCTCGCGGGGTGACCCGTAAGCGCAGGTCCGGTGGCCGTTGCCCCCGCCCTGCCGCCGCCCTGATTCCCACCGCGCCACGACCT CACCAAGCTGCTGGCTTGAGAGTAATTCTGCAAAAGGAACTAAGATACAGTGATGTAAGCCAGCTAGGGAGAATCGTTCTCCCGAAG AAAGAGGCAGAGGCTTACCTACCAATTCTGACATCAAAGGATGGcaaaaaaagtttatgtatGCATGATTTGCTAAATGCGCAACTCTGGACCTTCAAGTACAG GTACTGGCCCAACAACAAGAGCAGGATGTATGTACTCGAGAATACCG GGGATTATGTCAGAACCCATGATCTTCAACTAGGAGACTCCATTGTGATATACAAAGATGATGAGAATAACCGATTT GTCATTGGAGCAAAGAAGGCAGGTGATCAACAAGCTGCCACAGTGCCACAAGTTGACGAGCATATGTCTACCCTTTTCCCTATATTTCCAATTGCACAAGTTGATGACTATCTCTCTCCCATGGCACCACAAGTTGATATCTCTGCCTTCGTGTCACATGCCGATGAGAACCATGAGATATTTGACGGGATACTGAATTCTTTGCCAGAGATACCAGTAGCCAATGTGAGGTATTCTGACTTCTTTGATCCATTCGATGATGGTATGGACATGGCAAACACTCTGAACACCAACCAGTCTTCTAACCTGCATGTCACTGATGAGAAGTCTGGGCATTCCTTGTTTCCCAACCCAAAGTCTGGGCCTCAGATGTGA
- the LOC102710066 gene encoding B3 domain-containing protein LFL1 isoform X3, with amino-acid sequence MLDLNRAIFDSDHQAAGLRVILQKELRYSDVSQLGRIVLPKKEAEAYLPILTSKDGKKSLCMHDLLNAQLWTFKYRYWPNNKSRMYVLENTGDYVRTHDLQLGDSIVIYKDDENNRFVIGAKKAGDQQAATVPQVDEHMSTLFPIFPIAQVDDYLSPMAPQVDISAFVSHADENHEIFDGILNSLPEIPVANVRYSDFFDPFDDGMDMANTLNTNQSSNLHVTDEKSGHSLFPNPKSGPQM; translated from the exons ATGTTGGATTTAAATAGAGCCATCTTTGATTCGGAT CACCAAGCTGCTGGCTTGAGAGTAATTCTGCAAAAGGAACTAAGATACAGTGATGTAAGCCAGCTAGGGAGAATCGTTCTCCCGAAG AAAGAGGCAGAGGCTTACCTACCAATTCTGACATCAAAGGATGGcaaaaaaagtttatgtatGCATGATTTGCTAAATGCGCAACTCTGGACCTTCAAGTACAG GTACTGGCCCAACAACAAGAGCAGGATGTATGTACTCGAGAATACCG GGGATTATGTCAGAACCCATGATCTTCAACTAGGAGACTCCATTGTGATATACAAAGATGATGAGAATAACCGATTT GTCATTGGAGCAAAGAAGGCAGGTGATCAACAAGCTGCCACAGTGCCACAAGTTGACGAGCATATGTCTACCCTTTTCCCTATATTTCCAATTGCACAAGTTGATGACTATCTCTCTCCCATGGCACCACAAGTTGATATCTCTGCCTTCGTGTCACATGCCGATGAGAACCATGAGATATTTGACGGGATACTGAATTCTTTGCCAGAGATACCAGTAGCCAATGTGAGGTATTCTGACTTCTTTGATCCATTCGATGATGGTATGGACATGGCAAACACTCTGAACACCAACCAGTCTTCTAACCTGCATGTCACTGATGAGAAGTCTGGGCATTCCTTGTTTCCCAACCCAAAGTCTGGGCCTCAGATGTGA